In Pygocentrus nattereri isolate fPygNat1 chromosome 30, fPygNat1.pri, whole genome shotgun sequence, the following proteins share a genomic window:
- the LOC108443729 gene encoding caspase-8-like encodes MEIVRQHKTTLIRILSGDAKFVLQHVHQAKLITGHEYDNLKDDISHHSRQDFAINLLDKMIHKGDKQCHKFLELLEHDEMQETFPLLNDLLIPPALRQGVPKINEYKINEYKMSSDPRGACVIINNMHFDKSSGLSPRRGSEVDVACLDEVFKWLAFTVELHTDKTAVEMKEILKELSRREHSGDCFVCCILSHDSEGGFFGTDGQVVRPSDILQPFARANCPSLADKPKVFILHTGWEQPEYAIPDSDFLLALATIPGLHSYRNTSRGSWFIQSLYKMLKEGCKRGEDILTILSQVIVEVSTFETNRTAPPSVFGLSFRQIPHIDLTLRRRLVFHAPAD; translated from the exons ATGGAGATCGTACGTCAACATAAGACCACCCTGATTAGGATCCTGTCTGGAGATGCCAAGTTTGTCCTGCAGCACGTGCACCAGGCCAAGCTCATCACGGGGCACGAGTATGACAACCTCAAAGACGACATCAGTCATCACAGTAGGCAGGACTTTGCCATCAATCTTTTGGACAAAATGATACATAAGGGGGACAAACAATGCCATAAATTCCTTGAACTTCTGGAGCATGATGAAATGCAGGAAACGTTCCCTCTATTGAATGATCTTTTAATACCTCCAGCTTTAAGACAAG gTGTCCCAAAAATCAATGAGTACAAAATCAATGAGTACAAAATGTCCAGCGATCCTCGTGGTGCGTGTGTAATCATTAATAACATGCACTTTGATAAGAGTTCAGGTCTTTCGCCTCGGAGAGGATCAGAGGTGGATGTAG CGTGTCTTGATGAGGTTTTCAAGTGGCTGGCTTTTACTGTGGAGTTACACACTGACAAGACTGCAGTAGAGATGAAGGAGATCCTGAAGGAGCTCAGCCGGAGGGAGCATAGCGGTGACTGCTTCGTGTGCTGCATCCTAAGCCATGACAGCGAAGGAGGTTTCTTTGGAACAGATGGCCAGGTTGTTCGCCCTTCGGACATCCTTCAGCCATTTGCTAGAGCAAACTGCCCAAGCCTGGCCGATAAACCCAAAGTGTTTATCCTACACACTGGTTGGGAGCAACCGGAATATGCGATTCCTGATTCCGATTTCCTGCTGGCTTTAGCGACCATACCAGGATTACATTCCTACAGAAACACGTCCAGAGGATCCTGGTTCATCCAGTCGCTGTACAAAATGCTGAAAGAAGGCTGCAAAAG GGGAGAAGATATCCTCACCATCCTCAGCCAAGTCATTGTGGAAGTGAGCACGTTTGAGACAAACCGCACTGCCCCTCCAAGTGTGTTTGGCCTGTCATTCAGACAGATCCCACACATTGACCTCACCTTGAGAAGGAGACTTGTCTTTCATGCGCCTGCAGATTGA
- the LOC108443717 gene encoding caspase-8-like isoform X1, with translation MQTLLESKTFFIDTLSADASFVLQHAEQSKIITKREYSNLNHPNHTQENIIINLLDKVMNKGDDTCRRFLQLLQDNELQENFPGLKEHFRPPQPALYDEIGEYKMSSVPRGLCVIINNIVFEQQSDNRAGSEVDEKSLIEVFSWLGFTVEVHRDKTAPQMKDLLKDLSQKDHEGDCFVCCILSHGGGKEVYGTDGGAVPSEDIFGPFRGTSCQSLAGKPKVFFIQACRGRKYQLPVQVQADNLGGDDAAEEAVLETDTLEMITIPADGDFLVARSTVKGFYSFRSTESGSWFIQSLCKQLTTHCPKGEDIQSILLCVNEDVSKNVSKLNRKQMPVQRVTLRKKLVFRVPS, from the exons ATGCAGACTCTGCTTGAAAGCAAGACTTTCTTCATCGACACTCTGTCTGCAGATGCCAGCTTTGTCTTGCAGCATGCTGAGCAGAGTAAAATCATCACCAAGCGGGAGTACAGCAACCTGAACCACCCTAACCACACCCAGGAGAACATCATCATTAATCTTCTGGACAAGGTGATGAACAAGGGGGATGATACATGTCGCAGATTCCTACAGCTACTACAGGACAACGAGCTGCAGGAGAATTTCCCTGGACTTAAGGAGCATTTCAGACCTCCGCAACCAGCACTATACGATGAG ATCGGTGAATACAAGATGTCCAGCGTTCCACGTGGTCTCTGTGTGATCATCAACAATATAGTGTTTGAACAACAATCAGACAACAGGGCAGGATCTGAAGTTGATGAAA AGTCTCTTATTGAGGTGTTCTCCTGGCTGGGGTTCACTGTGGAGGTGCACAGAGACAAAACTGCACCGCAGATGAAAGACCTCCTGAAGGATCTCAGCCAGAAGGACCATGAAGGTGACTGTTTCGTTTGCTGCATCCTGAGCCATGGTGGTGGTAAAGAGGTGTACGGCACTGATGGAGGTGCCGTCCCCAGTGAGGACATCTTCGGTCCATTCAGAGGAACCTCCTGCCAAAGCCTGGCTGGCAAACCAAAAGTGTTCTTCATCCAGGCCTGCCGTGGGAGAAAATATCAGCTCCCAGTTCAAGTCCAGGCTGATAATCTTGGAGGAGATGATGCAGCAGAAGAAGCAGTGTTGGAGACGGATACCCTTGAGATGATCACCATCCCAGCTGATGGAGATTTCCTTGTGGCGAGGTCAACCGTTAAGGGTTTTTACTCATTCAGGAGCACAGAATCAGGCTCCTGGTTCATCCAGTCTTTGTGTAAGCAGCTGACAACACACTGTCCAAA GGGTGAAGACATTCAGTCTATCCTGCTCTGTGTGAATGAAGACGTCAGTAAGAATGTTTCGAAACTTAACCGCAAGCAGATGCCAGTCCAAAGAGTGACCTTGAGGAAGAAGCTGGTGTTCCGTGTGCCCAGCTAG
- the LOC108443715 gene encoding caspase-8-like isoform X2, which produces MQTLLESKTFFIDTLSADASFVLQHAEQSKIITKREYSNLNHPNHTQENIIINLLDKVMNKGDDTCRRFLQLLQDNELQENFPGLKEHFRPPQPALKQDNRGPTDEIGEYEMSSVPRGLCVIINNMKFDPPFKYRNGSDVDEESLNEVFSWLGFTVEVHRDKTAKQMKELLKQLSQKGHEGDCFVCCILSHGCAEGVHGTDGGVVPSEDIFSPFRGTSCPNLAGKPKAFFIQACRGEDYQVPVEVQADDLGGDEAAQAAVLEMDAVEIITIPADADFLVARSSVKGFYSFRNTLSGSWFIQSLCKQLKTYCPKGEDVQSILLSVNQEVSLTAGKVMIKYRMVTAKQMPVHKVTLRKKLVFRVP; this is translated from the exons ATGCAGACTCTGCTTGAAAGCAAGACTTTCTTCATCGACACTCTGTCTGCAGATGCCAGCTTTGTCTTACAGCATGCTGAGCAGAGTAAAATCATCACCAAGCGGGAGTACAGCAACCTGAACCACCCTAACCACACCCAGGAGAACATCATCATTAATCTTCTGGACAAGGTGATGAACAAGGGGGACGATACATGTCGCAGATTCCTACAGCTACTACAGGACAACGAGCTGCAGGAGAATTTCCCTGGGCTTAAGGAGCATTTCAGACCTCCGCAACCAGCACTAAAGCAAG ATAATCGAGGTCCAACGGATGAG ATAGGTGAATATGAGATGTCCAGCGTTCCACGTGGTCTCTGTGTGATCATCAACAATATGAAATTTGATCCCCCCTTTAAATACAGGAATGGATCTGATGTTGACGAAG AGTCTCTTAATGAGGTGTTCTCCTGGCTGGGGTTCACTGTGGAGGTGCACAGGGACAAGACTGCGAAGCAGATGAAAGAACTCCTGAAGCAGCTCAGCCAGAAGGGCCATGAAGGTGACTGTTTTGTTTGCTGCATCCTGAGCCATGGTTGTGCTGAAGGGGTGCACGGCACTGATGGAGGTGTCGTACCCAGTGAGGACATCTTTAGTCCATTCAGAGGAACCTCCTGCCCAAACCTGGCCGGTAAGCCAAAAGCCTTCTTCATCCAGGCCTGCCGTGGGGAGGACTATcaggtcccagttgaagtccagGCTGATGACCTTGGGGGAGATGAAGCAGCACAAGCAGCAGTGTTGGAAATGGATGCTGTTGAGATTATCACCATCCCAGCTGATGCAGATTTCCTTGTGGCGAGGTCAAGCGTTAAAGGCTTCTACTCATTCAGGAACACACTTTCAGGCTCATGGTTCATCCAGTCTTTGTGTAAGCAGCTGAAAACATACTGTCCAAA GGGTGAGGACGTCCAGTCTATCCTGCTCTCCGTGAATCAGGAAGTCAGTTTGACAGCTGGAAAAGTGATGATCAAATATAGGATGGTCACAGCCAAACAGATGCCAGTCCACAAAGTGACCTTGAGGAAGAAGTTGGTGTTCCGGGTGCCGTAG
- the LOC108443715 gene encoding caspase-8-like isoform X1, with translation MQTLLESKTFFIDTLSADASFVLQHAEQSKIITKREYSNLNHPNHTQENIIINLLDKVMNKGDDTCRRFLQLLQDNELQENFPGLKEHFRPPQPALKQDNRGPTDEEFLYSQIGEYEMSSVPRGLCVIINNMKFDPPFKYRNGSDVDEESLNEVFSWLGFTVEVHRDKTAKQMKELLKQLSQKGHEGDCFVCCILSHGCAEGVHGTDGGVVPSEDIFSPFRGTSCPNLAGKPKAFFIQACRGEDYQVPVEVQADDLGGDEAAQAAVLEMDAVEIITIPADADFLVARSSVKGFYSFRNTLSGSWFIQSLCKQLKTYCPKGEDVQSILLSVNQEVSLTAGKVMIKYRMVTAKQMPVHKVTLRKKLVFRVP, from the exons ATGCAGACTCTGCTTGAAAGCAAGACTTTCTTCATCGACACTCTGTCTGCAGATGCCAGCTTTGTCTTACAGCATGCTGAGCAGAGTAAAATCATCACCAAGCGGGAGTACAGCAACCTGAACCACCCTAACCACACCCAGGAGAACATCATCATTAATCTTCTGGACAAGGTGATGAACAAGGGGGACGATACATGTCGCAGATTCCTACAGCTACTACAGGACAACGAGCTGCAGGAGAATTTCCCTGGGCTTAAGGAGCATTTCAGACCTCCGCAACCAGCACTAAAGCAAG ATAATCGAGGTCCAACGGATGAG GAATTTCTGTATTCGCAGATAGGTGAATATGAGATGTCCAGCGTTCCACGTGGTCTCTGTGTGATCATCAACAATATGAAATTTGATCCCCCCTTTAAATACAGGAATGGATCTGATGTTGACGAAG AGTCTCTTAATGAGGTGTTCTCCTGGCTGGGGTTCACTGTGGAGGTGCACAGGGACAAGACTGCGAAGCAGATGAAAGAACTCCTGAAGCAGCTCAGCCAGAAGGGCCATGAAGGTGACTGTTTTGTTTGCTGCATCCTGAGCCATGGTTGTGCTGAAGGGGTGCACGGCACTGATGGAGGTGTCGTACCCAGTGAGGACATCTTTAGTCCATTCAGAGGAACCTCCTGCCCAAACCTGGCCGGTAAGCCAAAAGCCTTCTTCATCCAGGCCTGCCGTGGGGAGGACTATcaggtcccagttgaagtccagGCTGATGACCTTGGGGGAGATGAAGCAGCACAAGCAGCAGTGTTGGAAATGGATGCTGTTGAGATTATCACCATCCCAGCTGATGCAGATTTCCTTGTGGCGAGGTCAAGCGTTAAAGGCTTCTACTCATTCAGGAACACACTTTCAGGCTCATGGTTCATCCAGTCTTTGTGTAAGCAGCTGAAAACATACTGTCCAAA GGGTGAGGACGTCCAGTCTATCCTGCTCTCCGTGAATCAGGAAGTCAGTTTGACAGCTGGAAAAGTGATGATCAAATATAGGATGGTCACAGCCAAACAGATGCCAGTCCACAAAGTGACCTTGAGGAAGAAGTTGGTGTTCCGGGTGCCGTAG
- the LOC108443717 gene encoding caspase-8-like isoform X2, translating to MNKGDDTCRRFLQLLQDNELQENFPGLKEHFRPPQPALYDEIGEYKMSSVPRGLCVIINNIVFEQQSDNRAGSEVDEKSLIEVFSWLGFTVEVHRDKTAPQMKDLLKDLSQKDHEGDCFVCCILSHGGGKEVYGTDGGAVPSEDIFGPFRGTSCQSLAGKPKVFFIQACRGRKYQLPVQVQADNLGGDDAAEEAVLETDTLEMITIPADGDFLVARSTVKGFYSFRSTESGSWFIQSLCKQLTTHCPKGEDIQSILLCVNEDVSKNVSKLNRKQMPVQRVTLRKKLVFRVPS from the exons ATGAACAAGGGGGATGATACATGTCGCAGATTCCTACAGCTACTACAGGACAACGAGCTGCAGGAGAATTTCCCTGGACTTAAGGAGCATTTCAGACCTCCGCAACCAGCACTATACGATGAG ATCGGTGAATACAAGATGTCCAGCGTTCCACGTGGTCTCTGTGTGATCATCAACAATATAGTGTTTGAACAACAATCAGACAACAGGGCAGGATCTGAAGTTGATGAAA AGTCTCTTATTGAGGTGTTCTCCTGGCTGGGGTTCACTGTGGAGGTGCACAGAGACAAAACTGCACCGCAGATGAAAGACCTCCTGAAGGATCTCAGCCAGAAGGACCATGAAGGTGACTGTTTCGTTTGCTGCATCCTGAGCCATGGTGGTGGTAAAGAGGTGTACGGCACTGATGGAGGTGCCGTCCCCAGTGAGGACATCTTCGGTCCATTCAGAGGAACCTCCTGCCAAAGCCTGGCTGGCAAACCAAAAGTGTTCTTCATCCAGGCCTGCCGTGGGAGAAAATATCAGCTCCCAGTTCAAGTCCAGGCTGATAATCTTGGAGGAGATGATGCAGCAGAAGAAGCAGTGTTGGAGACGGATACCCTTGAGATGATCACCATCCCAGCTGATGGAGATTTCCTTGTGGCGAGGTCAACCGTTAAGGGTTTTTACTCATTCAGGAGCACAGAATCAGGCTCCTGGTTCATCCAGTCTTTGTGTAAGCAGCTGACAACACACTGTCCAAA GGGTGAAGACATTCAGTCTATCCTGCTCTGTGTGAATGAAGACGTCAGTAAGAATGTTTCGAAACTTAACCGCAAGCAGATGCCAGTCCAAAGAGTGACCTTGAGGAAGAAGCTGGTGTTCCGTGTGCCCAGCTAG